A genomic segment from Gavia stellata isolate bGavSte3 chromosome 4, bGavSte3.hap2, whole genome shotgun sequence encodes:
- the LOC104263122 gene encoding solute carrier organic anion transporter family member 1C1 isoform X1: MKTGRHHLWEFLLPEAGDIIMEISSKENTQFFSNITILPVDRSSFKSESSASKEKQSCCGGIKIFLGALSFVYFAKALSGSYLKSTITQIERRFDIPSSLVGVIDGSFEIGNLLIIILVSYFGAKLHRPRIIGAGCLIMSAGTFLIAMPQFFMGRYQYERFPSTINSTVSISPCLQDKSQTPLSALEKSHAKINAGCEKEAGSSMWIYVLLGNLLRGIGETPIQPLGITYIDDYAIEENAALYIGCVQTVAIIGPIFGFLLGSLCAKLYVDIGFVDLDSVTITPKDVRWVGAWWLGYLIAGVISVLAGIPFWFLPKHLPKPESRKDSSTSSEQSKFITEDSKEQHKSYQQQVKIADMAKDFLPSLKNLFGNPVYILYLCASIIQFNSLIGMVTYKPKYIEQQYGQTSSKTNFVIGLINIPAVAFGIFSGGLIMKKLRINVLGAAKLSLGSSFFGYLLLLSLFAMGCENSDVAGLTVSYHGTKWTTDYEQALFSDCNLGCACSKNDWDPICGENGVTYISACLAGCQASNGSGKNTVFFNCSCIETLESPSRSSSATVGPCQKGNECPKMFLYFLVISVITSYTLSVGGTPGYILLLRCIKPHLKSFALGIYTLAIRVLAGIPAPVYFGMAIDTTCLKWGSKRCGGRGACRLYDSSALRYVYLGLTLVLGTVSIFFSVAVLWVLRKRSSPQDETLSANGERGTCGTKSRKDNFVNSDRLIQTTYWPEKETRL; encoded by the exons ATGAAAACTGGTAGGCACCATCTCTGGGAATTTCTGCTACCAG AGGCAGGGGATATCATCATGGAGATTtcatcaaaagaaaatactcaGTTTTTCTCAAACATCACAATCCTGCCTGTTGACCGATCTTCATTCAAATCTGAATCTTCCGCATCCAAGGAAAAGCAGTCATGTTGTGGAGGTATAAAG ATATTTCTTGGTGCAttgtcttttgtttattttgctaaagcactgtcaggaagttatctaAAAAGTACTATCACACAAATAGAAAGAAGATTTGACATCCCTTCCTCTTTGGTTGGCGTTATTGATGGCAGTTTTGAAATTG GGAACCTCCTAATCATAATTCTTGTAAGCTACTTTGGAGCGAAGCTTCACAGGCCAAGAATAATTGGAGCAGGCTGCTTAATTATGTCAGCTGGAACATTCCTAATTGCGATGCCCCAGTTCTTCATGGGACG ATATCAGTATGAAAGATTCCCTTCCACTATCAACTCGACTGTTAGCATCTCTCCATGTCTGCAGGATAAAAGCCAAACTCCACTCTCAGCCTTGGAAAAATctcatgcaaaaataaatgcag GATGTGAAAAAGAAGCAGGCTCTTCCATGTGGATCTATGTTTTGCTGGGAAATCTTTTGCGTGGAATAGGTGAAACTCCTATCCAGCCTCTGGGAATTACATACATTGATGATTATGCCATTGAAGAGAATGCTGCCTTATACATtg GCTGTGTACAGACAGTTGCAATTATAGGGCCAATATTTGGCTTTCTTCTAGGATCCCTGTGTGCCAAACTTTATGTTGACATTGGCTTTGTAGATCTGG ACAGTGTAACGATAACTCCCAAGGACGTGCGGTGGGTGGGAGCCTGGTGGCTGGGTTACTTAATAGCAGGTGTGATCAGCGTTCTGGCCGGCATCCCCTTCTGGTTCCTGCCAAAGCACCTCCCAAAACCAGAGAGCAGAAAGGACTCCAGTACCTCTTCCGAGCAGTCAAAGTTCATCACTGAGGATAGCAAAGAGCAACACAAATCTTATCAACAACAAGTGAAGATTGCTGACATGGCAAAAG ACTTCTTGCCATCACTGAAGAACCTCTTTGGGAATCCAGTTTACATTCTGTATTTGTGTGCAAGTATCATTCAGTTCAATTCTTTAATTGGCATGGTGACATATAAGCCAAAGTATATTGAACAGCAGTATGGGCAAACATCTTCAAAAACTAATTTTGTTATAG GTCTTATCAACATTCCTGCTGTGGCCTTTGGCATATTCTCTGGGGGACTGATCATGAAAAAACTCAGAATCAATGTTTTAGGGGCCGCTAAACTCTCCCTGGGATCTTCTTTCTTTGGTTACCTTTTGCTCCTCTCATTATTTGCGATGGGCTGTGAGAACTCGGATGTGGCCGGACTGACTGTGTCGTACCACGG aactAAATGGACGACTGATTATGAGCAAGCCCTGTTTTCAGACTGCAACTTGGGCTGTGCATGTTCCAAGAACGACTGGGACCCCATCTGCGGGGAAAACGGAGTTACTTACATTTCTGCTTGTCTCGCTGGCTGCCAGGCATCCAACGGCAGTGGGAAAAACACT GTATTTTTTAACTGCAGCTGCATAGAAACCTTGGAATCTCCTTCACGAAGCTCCTCAGCTACGGTGGGACCatgtcaaaaaggaaatgagtgtccaaaaatgtttctgtattttctagtAATATCAGTTATCACTTCATATACTTTGTCAGTAGGTGGCACACCCGGATACATACTGCTTCTAAg atgcatTAAACCACACTTGAAATCATTTGCACTTGGTATCTATACCCTGGCAATAAGAGTACTTG CGGGAATTCCAGCCCCAGTGTATTTTGGAATGGCTATAGATACCACTTGCCTGAAATGGGGAAGCAAAAGATGTGGGGGAAGAGGAGCATGCAGACTCTACGACTCCAGTGCACTCAG GTACGTGTACCTGGGGCTGACTTTGGTGTTGGGCACGGTGtccattttcttcagtgttgCAGTCCTTTGGGTTCTCCGGAAAAGGTCTTCTCCACAAGATGAGACCCTCTCAGCCAACGGGGAGAGAGGCACCTGTGGGACAAAGAGCAGGAAAGATAATTTTGTCAATAGTGACCGTTTAATTCAGACAACTTACTGGCCAGAAAAGGAGACTAGACTTTAG
- the LOC104263122 gene encoding solute carrier organic anion transporter family member 1C1 isoform X2, which produces MEISSKENTQFFSNITILPVDRSSFKSESSASKEKQSCCGGIKIFLGALSFVYFAKALSGSYLKSTITQIERRFDIPSSLVGVIDGSFEIGNLLIIILVSYFGAKLHRPRIIGAGCLIMSAGTFLIAMPQFFMGRYQYERFPSTINSTVSISPCLQDKSQTPLSALEKSHAKINAGCVQTVAIIGPIFGFLLGSLCAKLYVDIGFVDLDSVTITPKDVRWVGAWWLGYLIAGVISVLAGIPFWFLPKHLPKPESRKDSSTSSEQSKFITEDSKEQHKSYQQQVKIADMAKDFLPSLKNLFGNPVYILYLCASIIQFNSLIGMVTYKPKYIEQQYGQTSSKTNFVIGLINIPAVAFGIFSGGLIMKKLRINVLGAAKLSLGSSFFGYLLLLSLFAMGCENSDVAGLTVSYHGTKWTTDYEQALFSDCNLGCACSKNDWDPICGENGVTYISACLAGCQASNGSGKNTVFFNCSCIETLESPSRSSSATVGPCQKGNECPKMFLYFLVISVITSYTLSVGGTPGYILLLRCIKPHLKSFALGIYTLAIRVLAGIPAPVYFGMAIDTTCLKWGSKRCGGRGACRLYDSSALRYVYLGLTLVLGTVSIFFSVAVLWVLRKRSSPQDETLSANGERGTCGTKSRKDNFVNSDRLIQTTYWPEKETRL; this is translated from the exons ATGGAGATTtcatcaaaagaaaatactcaGTTTTTCTCAAACATCACAATCCTGCCTGTTGACCGATCTTCATTCAAATCTGAATCTTCCGCATCCAAGGAAAAGCAGTCATGTTGTGGAGGTATAAAG ATATTTCTTGGTGCAttgtcttttgtttattttgctaaagcactgtcaggaagttatctaAAAAGTACTATCACACAAATAGAAAGAAGATTTGACATCCCTTCCTCTTTGGTTGGCGTTATTGATGGCAGTTTTGAAATTG GGAACCTCCTAATCATAATTCTTGTAAGCTACTTTGGAGCGAAGCTTCACAGGCCAAGAATAATTGGAGCAGGCTGCTTAATTATGTCAGCTGGAACATTCCTAATTGCGATGCCCCAGTTCTTCATGGGACG ATATCAGTATGAAAGATTCCCTTCCACTATCAACTCGACTGTTAGCATCTCTCCATGTCTGCAGGATAAAAGCCAAACTCCACTCTCAGCCTTGGAAAAATctcatgcaaaaataaatgcag GCTGTGTACAGACAGTTGCAATTATAGGGCCAATATTTGGCTTTCTTCTAGGATCCCTGTGTGCCAAACTTTATGTTGACATTGGCTTTGTAGATCTGG ACAGTGTAACGATAACTCCCAAGGACGTGCGGTGGGTGGGAGCCTGGTGGCTGGGTTACTTAATAGCAGGTGTGATCAGCGTTCTGGCCGGCATCCCCTTCTGGTTCCTGCCAAAGCACCTCCCAAAACCAGAGAGCAGAAAGGACTCCAGTACCTCTTCCGAGCAGTCAAAGTTCATCACTGAGGATAGCAAAGAGCAACACAAATCTTATCAACAACAAGTGAAGATTGCTGACATGGCAAAAG ACTTCTTGCCATCACTGAAGAACCTCTTTGGGAATCCAGTTTACATTCTGTATTTGTGTGCAAGTATCATTCAGTTCAATTCTTTAATTGGCATGGTGACATATAAGCCAAAGTATATTGAACAGCAGTATGGGCAAACATCTTCAAAAACTAATTTTGTTATAG GTCTTATCAACATTCCTGCTGTGGCCTTTGGCATATTCTCTGGGGGACTGATCATGAAAAAACTCAGAATCAATGTTTTAGGGGCCGCTAAACTCTCCCTGGGATCTTCTTTCTTTGGTTACCTTTTGCTCCTCTCATTATTTGCGATGGGCTGTGAGAACTCGGATGTGGCCGGACTGACTGTGTCGTACCACGG aactAAATGGACGACTGATTATGAGCAAGCCCTGTTTTCAGACTGCAACTTGGGCTGTGCATGTTCCAAGAACGACTGGGACCCCATCTGCGGGGAAAACGGAGTTACTTACATTTCTGCTTGTCTCGCTGGCTGCCAGGCATCCAACGGCAGTGGGAAAAACACT GTATTTTTTAACTGCAGCTGCATAGAAACCTTGGAATCTCCTTCACGAAGCTCCTCAGCTACGGTGGGACCatgtcaaaaaggaaatgagtgtccaaaaatgtttctgtattttctagtAATATCAGTTATCACTTCATATACTTTGTCAGTAGGTGGCACACCCGGATACATACTGCTTCTAAg atgcatTAAACCACACTTGAAATCATTTGCACTTGGTATCTATACCCTGGCAATAAGAGTACTTG CGGGAATTCCAGCCCCAGTGTATTTTGGAATGGCTATAGATACCACTTGCCTGAAATGGGGAAGCAAAAGATGTGGGGGAAGAGGAGCATGCAGACTCTACGACTCCAGTGCACTCAG GTACGTGTACCTGGGGCTGACTTTGGTGTTGGGCACGGTGtccattttcttcagtgttgCAGTCCTTTGGGTTCTCCGGAAAAGGTCTTCTCCACAAGATGAGACCCTCTCAGCCAACGGGGAGAGAGGCACCTGTGGGACAAAGAGCAGGAAAGATAATTTTGTCAATAGTGACCGTTTAATTCAGACAACTTACTGGCCAGAAAAGGAGACTAGACTTTAG